The following are from one region of the Armatimonadota bacterium genome:
- a CDS encoding helicase, translating into MMTTDSQTITSLLENDRFQPNWPVISLSSYSSTKRLWDYQQQAVQKAAVALWMYYQQFVDYQMGEPVTVNQLRKDRMWEWYLQHNSIADNSVRSFQSNNRVIQRLIKQYYHMQDGALPVQSVANRACFWMATGSGKTLVIVKLIELLAELMSNGEIPNNDILILSHRDHLLDQIREHVDEYNASLPKRRIVLEDLKRFPDIKRQQSLLRDQEITVFIYNSDNLTLEQSQKQLDFRNYENGGRWYIILDEAHRGDSGDSIRKAIFNIMSRNGFLFNFSATFTDELDKLTTVYNFNLSEFIDKGYGKHISVLQADTNVYKQARSSKKEAIEDYSSEDKQVIALKALFLLTCIKRARKKLQQFLPYHSPMLVVFVNSVQVDDSDLEIFVKELVKVGRNEVDDQVVQRAKAELVDHLMKAQREFEGGGALSHFHESDILQLQLQDVLKEVFNANTPGNIEVILSQDKKELALKLKSGDQPYALIRIADAYSWLKSKLTENDNGKKVDISESVMDDTFFQSLNKDESSINILLGSRVFYEGWDSNRPNIAMYINIGTDEAAKKFVLQSLGRGVRISPISGKRGRFSRLYNEGDVDIREAANRCSELSTLVEPVETLFVFSARRDALVRIVQAIDTVSPRRQWKALNVVKNEKADQYLLLIPVYKQSSRLLAEEDVIRKFPIARSDLDLLKAYVQYVNDARILWARHDYQPQDIRLLDQFLNNPDDYFVINGVPKVGRVDVLLSRLKRHFSLQAYHLDALKPIDDEIKHYLSIQVSMDRFDEISEALEKVINYPGVARQLDESYGKLSKAEYDKLAKSVQEEAVVGDVRMMYLADHYYYPVVVAQKDRVDYLKHIIQEPSEREFLHDLAEYLRDSEGKGRTPFPCDWWMFSKLDEHLDRVYIPYYDRDSGTMREYHPDFIFWFQSDDKYTIVFVDPKGAAHADYQHKVDGYRFLFEEQGVPKVFRYNGLSVRVLLRLYTHDVNAISNEYRRYWLDKAERLLNSRP; encoded by the coding sequence ATGATGACAACTGATTCACAGACCATCACCTCGTTACTTGAGAATGACAGATTCCAACCAAATTGGCCTGTCATCTCGTTGAGTTCGTACTCGTCAACAAAGCGGCTTTGGGATTACCAGCAGCAAGCTGTGCAGAAGGCTGCGGTTGCGCTATGGATGTACTATCAACAGTTCGTGGATTACCAGATGGGCGAACCAGTAACTGTGAATCAATTGCGCAAGGATAGAATGTGGGAATGGTACCTGCAACACAATAGCATAGCAGACAACTCTGTTCGTAGTTTCCAGTCGAATAATCGTGTTATACAGAGACTGATTAAACAATACTATCACATGCAAGACGGGGCTCTGCCGGTACAATCAGTGGCTAACCGTGCCTGCTTCTGGATGGCTACCGGTAGTGGCAAGACGCTGGTGATTGTGAAGCTGATTGAACTGCTTGCAGAGTTGATGAGTAACGGGGAGATACCGAACAACGATATTCTCATTCTCTCTCACCGCGACCATCTGCTCGACCAGATACGCGAACATGTAGACGAATACAATGCGTCCCTCCCTAAACGTCGCATCGTGCTGGAAGACCTGAAGCGGTTCCCTGATATCAAGCGCCAACAGTCACTACTCAGGGATCAGGAGATCACCGTCTTCATCTATAACTCCGACAACCTGACTCTGGAACAGTCGCAGAAGCAACTGGACTTCAGGAACTACGAGAACGGCGGGAGATGGTATATCATTCTGGATGAAGCACATCGTGGCGATTCCGGCGATTCCATCCGCAAGGCGATATTCAATATCATGTCCCGCAACGGCTTCCTGTTCAACTTCAGTGCTACCTTCACCGACGAACTGGACAAACTCACCACCGTCTACAACTTCAACCTGTCCGAGTTCATCGACAAGGGATACGGTAAGCACATCTCCGTCCTGCAAGCAGATACGAACGTCTACAAACAAGCCAGAAGTTCTAAGAAGGAGGCTATTGAAGACTACAGTAGTGAGGACAAACAGGTCATCGCACTGAAGGCGCTGTTTCTGCTAACCTGTATCAAGCGTGCCAGGAAGAAGCTGCAACAGTTTCTGCCATACCATTCCCCTATGCTGGTGGTGTTTGTGAACTCGGTACAGGTAGACGATTCCGACCTGGAGATATTCGTTAAAGAGCTGGTTAAGGTCGGTAGAAACGAAGTGGACGACCAGGTTGTTCAGAGGGCGAAGGCCGAGCTGGTAGATCATCTGATGAAAGCGCAACGTGAGTTTGAGGGAGGAGGTGCGCTATCCCACTTCCATGAGTCGGATATCCTTCAACTCCAGCTTCAGGATGTGCTGAAGGAAGTATTCAATGCCAACACACCTGGCAATATAGAAGTTATTCTATCACAGGACAAGAAGGAGCTGGCACTCAAACTCAAGAGTGGAGATCAGCCGTATGCGCTTATTCGGATAGCCGATGCTTACAGCTGGCTGAAGAGCAAGCTGACGGAGAACGATAACGGCAAGAAGGTAGACATCAGCGAGAGCGTGATGGACGATACCTTCTTCCAGTCTCTCAACAAGGACGAATCGTCGATCAACATCCTGTTAGGTTCGCGTGTATTCTATGAAGGTTGGGATTCCAACCGTCCCAATATCGCGATGTATATCAACATCGGTACCGATGAGGCGGCCAAGAAGTTCGTCCTTCAATCGTTAGGTCGTGGTGTTCGCATATCGCCTATCTCGGGGAAGAGAGGCAGGTTCTCCAGACTGTACAACGAGGGCGATGTGGATATCCGGGAGGCAGCGAACCGGTGTTCAGAGCTGTCCACTCTTGTAGAACCTGTGGAGACGTTGTTTGTGTTCTCCGCACGACGAGATGCGCTGGTGCGTATTGTACAGGCAATAGACACGGTATCTCCACGCCGACAGTGGAAGGCACTGAACGTTGTCAAGAACGAGAAGGCAGACCAGTATCTGCTGTTGATACCGGTTTACAAGCAGTCGTCCCGCCTGCTTGCAGAGGAGGATGTTATCCGCAAGTTCCCGATTGCCAGGTCGGATCTGGATTTGCTGAAGGCGTATGTGCAATACGTGAACGATGCACGCATCCTGTGGGCACGTCACGATTACCAACCACAGGACATCCGGCTTCTCGACCAGTTCTTGAACAATCCAGACGATTACTTCGTCATTAACGGCGTTCCAAAGGTTGGACGTGTAGATGTTCTGCTGAGCAGGCTGAAGCGTCACTTCTCCCTGCAGGCATATCATCTGGATGCACTCAAACCGATAGACGACGAGATAAAGCACTATCTATCCATACAGGTGAGTATGGATCGATTTGATGAGATATCCGAAGCCCTGGAGAAGGTAATCAATTATCCAGGAGTTGCCAGGCAGCTGGATGAAAGCTACGGGAAGCTGAGTAAAGCGGAGTATGACAAGCTTGCCAAGTCGGTGCAGGAAGAGGCAGTAGTCGGTGATGTTCGCATGATGTATCTGGCGGATCACTACTACTATCCTGTGGTGGTCGCCCAGAAGGATCGTGTAGACTACCTGAAGCATATCATTCAGGAACCGAGTGAGCGGGAGTTCCTGCATGATTTGGCGGAGTACCTGCGGGATAGCGAGGGCAAAGGTCGAACTCCGTTCCCCTGTGATTGGTGGATGTTCAGCAAGCTGGACGAGCATCTCGATAGAGTGTATATCCCGTATTACGATAGGGATTCAGGCACCATGAGAGAGTATCATCCTGACTTCATATTCTGGTTCCAGAGCGATGATAAGTATACCATCGTGTTTGTAGATCCCAAAGGCGCTGCCCATGCGGACTACCAGCACAAGGTAGACGGTTATCGGTTTCTGTTTGAGGAACAAGGCGTTCCCAAAGTCTTCCGATACAACGGTCTTTCAGTGCGTGTGTTGCTGAGGCTATATACTCACGACGTGAACGCTATCAGCAACGAATACAGGCGATACTGGCTGGATAAGGCAGAGCGTCTCTTGAATTCGCGGCCGTAA
- the recA gene encoding protein RecA, whose amino-acid sequence MTPELTDVIERLNRKYAADGKKRIGLATEMIKPRERIPTGCFMLDAILGGGIPMGVVTELSGSAGSGKTTMAMYTVAMSQRMHPDSVQVYISAEGPLHPHALELAKVDPSRVVIFEPFEYAERAMDALKDILKEIRGSVSVVVLDSVAALAPYMEVESVERSGMEGQTVGVLSRVIDKFYRVFTGTGLFAESAVIAVNQFRQQVGSTPLPPTVKGGMSSQYFPKLRIWLTSSPSRRLKRSDVKGLEVLPGIPDFSAYGDNDAVGHEVDVQIVKDNTGGIPFRRGMYRVIYGYGYDNFQPVVTYGERFGLLVRKGAYYQYRDLKVQGLYPFIAECMSTGMWDELASEVMKRVIQKPQAIVQEVAADEGLFQEA is encoded by the coding sequence ATGACACCAGAGCTCACAGATGTGATTGAGCGGTTGAACCGCAAGTATGCAGCGGACGGCAAGAAGCGTATCGGTCTGGCTACCGAGATGATCAAGCCACGCGAGCGTATCCCCACCGGCTGTTTCATGCTGGACGCCATCCTGGGCGGCGGTATCCCGATGGGCGTGGTGACCGAACTATCCGGTAGCGCCGGTAGCGGTAAGACCACGATGGCGATGTATACGGTTGCGATGTCGCAGCGCATGCATCCCGATTCGGTGCAGGTGTATATCAGCGCGGAGGGTCCTCTGCATCCGCATGCGCTGGAGCTGGCAAAGGTGGATCCGAGTCGTGTGGTCATCTTTGAGCCGTTCGAGTATGCCGAACGCGCGATGGATGCGTTGAAGGATATCCTGAAGGAGATCCGCGGCTCGGTAAGCGTTGTGGTGCTGGATTCGGTAGCCGCGCTGGCGCCCTACATGGAGGTGGAGTCGGTAGAGCGGTCTGGCATGGAGGGTCAGACGGTAGGTGTATTGTCGCGCGTGATAGACAAGTTCTACCGGGTGTTCACCGGCACTGGACTGTTCGCAGAATCGGCGGTGATTGCCGTCAACCAGTTCAGGCAGCAGGTGGGCAGCACGCCGTTACCGCCGACCGTCAAGGGCGGTATGAGTTCCCAATACTTCCCCAAGTTGCGGATATGGCTCACCAGCAGTCCGTCCAGGCGGTTGAAGCGCAGTGACGTGAAGGGTCTGGAGGTATTGCCCGGTATTCCGGACTTCAGCGCCTACGGCGATAACGATGCGGTTGGGCACGAGGTGGACGTGCAGATCGTGAAGGACAATACCGGCGGCATCCCGTTCCGACGCGGTATGTATCGTGTCATCTACGGATACGGTTACGATAACTTCCAGCCGGTGGTCACCTACGGCGAGCGGTTCGGTCTACTGGTTCGCAAGGGGGCATACTATCAGTATCGGGACCTGAAGGTGCAGGGACTGTATCCGTTCATTGCCGAGTGCATGAGCACCGGCATGTGGGACGAGCTGGCATCCGAAGTCATGAAGCGAGTCATCCAGAAGCCACAGGCTATAGTGCAGGAGGTCGCAGCGGATGAAGGACTCTTCCAGGAAGCTTAG
- the tthHB8IM gene encoding modification methylase TthHB8I, with protein MTGLVEKQASKSNGIGYVPTPQHIVEFMVGLCRREVRSVLEPASSDTAPFLRLLLQNSPSVQVLALDIDRVPDDLPSIQTDFLLWDTDRKFDLVIGNPPYGIVGDSSHYPIGELKERKARYRQVISTWHGKYNLYAAFVEKGLSLLADEGELIYIIPSSWMLLDDFSKLRKLLSLYHVDVYHSGQVFPGRNVDAVVLHVKRTGRNRLVLYADDERFEYQPYHGEPIRFLHPHHLQFERSGVPLGHLFDIRFAARSTEFRDHVSSVPLDGYLPVLTGRNLKPGWIDYETCYSGWWMSREWAYRIRPFYKQTRLVVAHTKGTRCVAAVDDRGYPWREEFQLIPRCEMDLHAICDYLNGDEVNRYLSEVYRNIIPHLTLWMLARIPVPSSLVSDRLTVL; from the coding sequence ATGACAGGTCTCGTGGAGAAACAAGCGAGCAAGTCAAACGGCATCGGTTATGTGCCCACACCGCAACACATTGTAGAGTTCATGGTTGGACTCTGTCGAAGGGAAGTTCGTTCGGTGCTGGAGCCTGCCAGCTCCGACACCGCACCGTTCCTGCGTCTGCTGCTCCAGAACAGCCCTTCCGTTCAGGTGCTTGCACTGGATATAGACCGTGTTCCGGACGATTTACCTTCCATACAAACGGACTTCCTGTTGTGGGACACAGACCGCAAGTTCGACCTGGTTATCGGTAATCCACCGTATGGGATTGTAGGCGATAGCAGTCACTATCCCATCGGGGAGTTGAAGGAGCGCAAGGCTCGGTATCGCCAGGTCATCAGCACATGGCACGGCAAGTACAACCTGTACGCCGCGTTTGTGGAGAAGGGGCTATCTCTGCTTGCCGATGAAGGCGAGTTGATATACATCATCCCGTCCAGCTGGATGCTGCTGGACGATTTCAGCAAGTTGAGGAAGCTGCTGTCGCTATATCATGTGGATGTATACCATTCCGGTCAGGTCTTCCCCGGCAGGAATGTAGATGCGGTAGTGCTGCATGTGAAACGTACCGGCAGGAACAGGCTGGTGTTGTATGCAGATGATGAACGGTTTGAGTATCAGCCGTATCATGGCGAGCCGATACGGTTCCTGCATCCCCATCATCTGCAGTTTGAACGTTCCGGCGTTCCGTTAGGTCATCTGTTTGACATACGGTTCGCTGCGAGAAGCACCGAGTTCAGGGATCACGTGAGCAGTGTTCCACTGGACGGCTACCTGCCTGTGCTTACCGGACGCAACCTCAAACCCGGGTGGATTGACTACGAGACCTGCTATTCTGGCTGGTGGATGAGCAGAGAATGGGCGTATCGGATACGTCCGTTCTACAAACAGACCAGGCTGGTAGTGGCACACACGAAGGGCACTCGTTGTGTAGCTGCAGTGGACGACAGGGGCTATCCGTGGCGCGAGGAGTTCCAGTTGATACCGAGATGCGAGATGGATTTGCATGCGATATGTGACTATCTCAACGGTGATGAGGTAAACAGGTATCTCTCGGAAGTGTACAGGAACATCATCCCGCATCTCACGCTGTGGATGCTGGCGAGGATACCGGTACCGAGTAGTCTGGTATCTGATAGGTTGACAGTGCTATAG
- a CDS encoding methyltransferase, which produces MAVIASRTFIAYPAHSSTCEPPVCYLYPVVSDMVTVLEGDCVQHLMRMGQKFHLTFLDPPFNQGKHYENADDDLPDELYWSWIKQVCHLVYERSHDGAALYFMHRDKNAGWLMQTLMETGWRFQNMIIWRKLTSAVPCSIRFGKSYQIIVFATRGKPRCFHRLRIDPPLPAGYSQPRLNGVYVTDVWDDIRELTSGYFAGDEALRDDRGERIHKQQSPVALLLRIILSSTCPGDAVLDPFAGTGTTGVVAQQLGRSCVLIENSPRNVQVIQRRLAVLREADNVQRYRRYYRFTSDLDRIWPVQKEVDDAYTGLFEVSG; this is translated from the coding sequence ATGGCGGTGATTGCCAGCAGAACTTTCATCGCTTATCCCGCCCATAGCAGTACCTGCGAGCCACCCGTTTGCTATCTTTATCCTGTGGTGAGCGATATGGTAACCGTACTGGAAGGCGATTGTGTGCAGCATCTGATGCGTATGGGGCAGAAGTTCCATCTGACCTTTCTGGACCCGCCGTTCAATCAGGGCAAGCATTACGAGAACGCGGACGACGACCTGCCAGACGAGCTCTACTGGAGCTGGATAAAGCAGGTTTGCCATCTGGTCTATGAGCGTTCTCATGACGGTGCAGCTCTGTACTTCATGCACAGGGACAAGAACGCCGGCTGGTTGATGCAAACGCTCATGGAGACCGGCTGGCGGTTCCAGAACATGATCATCTGGCGGAAGCTCACCTCTGCCGTGCCGTGCAGTATCCGGTTCGGCAAGAGCTATCAGATCATCGTGTTTGCCACCAGAGGCAAGCCCCGCTGTTTCCACCGGTTGAGGATAGACCCGCCGTTACCGGCTGGATACTCACAGCCGAGGCTGAACGGCGTGTATGTGACCGACGTTTGGGACGATATCCGTGAGTTGACGTCGGGATACTTTGCCGGTGACGAGGCGTTACGGGACGACAGGGGCGAGCGTATCCATAAGCAGCAGTCGCCGGTGGCGCTCTTGTTGAGGATCATCCTGAGCTCTACCTGTCCCGGTGATGCGGTGTTGGACCCGTTTGCCGGCACAGGCACAACCGGCGTAGTGGCTCAGCAGCTCGGCAGGAGTTGCGTGCTGATAGAGAACTCACCACGCAATGTGCAGGTGATACAGCGCAGGCTGGCCGTGCTGAGAGAGGCAGATAACGTACAGCGTTACCGACGTTACTACAGGTTCACATCGGACCTGGACAGGATCTGGCCAGTACAGAAGGAGGTAGACGATGCATATACCGGTCTGTTTGAAGTATCTGGCTGA
- a CDS encoding DNA methyltransferase, with the protein MLSLSWYGGKIYLVSELLKLIPRHRIYVEVFGGGAALLLNKRPSEVEVYNDINRHLVNLFRVLKNPEKFERFFRHLALTPHAREEHRYACAHYDDESLSDEERAALFYTAIYQSINAIPGSSWSRTTWESRRGMALKTSAWLGTVEGLPEIAERLIRVQIDCDHFSRIIRTYDTPETFFYCDPPYLPDTRVVSSAYQHEMSADDHIQLLEQLLAVQGKVMLSGYPNELYDRYLKDWERRDFQIHCRSRVGTPESRGLHHKPVRVERVWMNYDPEVSGVLRLDL; encoded by the coding sequence ATGCTATCTCTGTCGTGGTATGGTGGCAAGATATACCTGGTGTCGGAGCTGCTGAAGCTGATACCGCGCCATCGTATCTATGTGGAGGTGTTTGGCGGTGGAGCGGCGTTGCTGTTGAACAAACGCCCATCTGAGGTGGAGGTATACAACGATATCAACAGGCATCTGGTGAACCTCTTCCGGGTATTGAAGAATCCCGAGAAGTTCGAGCGGTTCTTCCGACACCTGGCATTGACACCGCACGCCAGAGAGGAGCATCGTTACGCCTGTGCGCATTACGATGACGAGAGTTTGAGTGATGAAGAGCGTGCGGCGTTGTTCTACACCGCCATCTACCAGTCCATCAACGCCATACCGGGCTCGTCATGGAGCAGAACCACATGGGAGAGTCGCCGTGGGATGGCGTTGAAGACCTCCGCGTGGTTAGGTACGGTGGAGGGTCTACCGGAGATCGCCGAGCGGTTGATAAGGGTACAGATAGACTGTGACCACTTCAGTCGTATCATCCGCACATATGACACTCCGGAGACCTTCTTCTACTGTGACCCGCCCTATCTACCGGACACGAGAGTGGTATCCAGTGCATATCAGCATGAGATGTCGGCGGACGACCATATCCAGTTGCTGGAGCAGTTGCTTGCTGTTCAGGGCAAGGTGATGCTCTCTGGATATCCCAATGAGTTATATGACCGTTATCTGAAGGATTGGGAGCGCAGAGACTTTCAGATCCACTGCAGGAGTCGTGTTGGTACACCCGAGAGTCGCGGTTTGCATCACAAGCCCGTCCGAGTGGAACGGGTATGGATGAACTATGATCCGGAGGTGTCTGGTGTCTTACGATTGGACCTCTGA